One segment of Zymoseptoria tritici IPO323 chromosome 2, whole genome shotgun sequence DNA contains the following:
- the MgRho2 gene encoding rho2 like protein (ras like small GTPase with homology to rho2 from S. cerevisiae) translates to MAQSDQQVMRRKLVIIGDGACGKTSLLSVFTLGYFPTRYVPTVFENYVTDCRVDGKSVQLALWDTAGQEDYERLRPLAYSQAHVILIAFSVSSPDSLQNITTKWHPEVLDRCPNVPIILVGLKKDLRDDPVAQEEMRKRSEKFLQFEEGEEVRKRIGAKKYLECSSLTGEGVDDVFEAATRQSLLSGERSQGRGCCVIL, encoded by the exons ATGGCACAGTCAGATCAGCAAGTAATGCGAAG AAAGCTTGTTATTATCGGCGACGGCGCTTGCGGCAAaacctctctcctctctgTCTTCACACTGGGTTACTTTCCCACT AGATACGTCCCGACCGTTTTCGAAAACTATGTAACCGACTGCAGAGTCGACGGCAAATCCGTTCAACTCGCCCTTTGGGATACCGCTGGCCAAGAAGACTACGAACGACTACGGCCGCTGGCTTACAGTCAAGCACATgtcatcctcatcgcatTCTCGGTCTCATCACCCGACTCATTGCAGAACATCACCACAAAATG GCACCCCGAAGTCCTCGATCGCTGCCCCAATGTACCCATAATTCTCGTCGGCCTAAAGAAGGACCTCCGCGACGACCCAGTCGCGCAGGAAGAAATGCGAAAACGGTCCGAGAAATTCCTCCAATtcgaagagggcgaggaagtgCGTAAACGAATCGGAGCGAAAAAGTATTTGGAGTGTTCGAGTTTGACAGGCGAGGGGGTCGATGATGTGTTTgaggcggcgacgaggcAGAGTTTGTTGAGTGGGGAGAGGAGTCAGGGGAGGGGATGTTGTGTTATTTTGTGA
- the PTP4 gene encoding tyrosine protein phosphatase 4 (putative dual spec /), producing MAGHEAAPTVMAYPHRSDIYTYRVPTPPRIVVPPPNLNADSIPDIPLKSIQNPAHNFMSNVSYQNLIQQNAPLEWTYERRREAQSILPFLSLGPMTAAKDEAYLRREGVTMLLGVRQRHETFTSRLMQSATRLAEQLGLEIQYIDLASNADLIHSFPATTAAINSHLSGVYTSSQGQKSGKVLVFCESGNERSAAVVAAYLMETHADVDYIKAMQLCQAQRFCVNFDDGLKRLLQGYWDIVQARREVGCDVEGERRAVAGKAKRGLERDNDGDEEMDMDGETQDDIERFGDRTFAPFQDM from the coding sequence ATGGCCGGTCACGAAGCAGCACCGACAGTCATGGCCTACCCACACCGCAGCGACATCTACACCTACCGCGTACCGACTCCACCACGAATAGTCGTGCCACCGCCGAACCTCAACGCCGACTCCATACCCGACATACCCCTCAAGTCTATCCAAAATCCCGCCCACAACTTCATGTCCAATGTCTCCTACCAGAACCTCATCCAGCAAAATGCCCCTCTCGAGTGGACTTACGAGCGCCGCCGCGAAGCACAGTCGATCCTGCCATTCCTCTCTCTGGGCCCTATGACAGCCGCAAAAGACGAGGCATACCTGCGCAGGGAAGGAGTCACTATGCTCCTGGGAGTACGGCAAAGACACGAGACCTTCACGTCAAGACTCATGCAGTCCGCGACTAGGCTAGCGGAGCAACTGGGTCTGGAGATTCAATACATCGATTTAGCCTCGAACGCGGATCTGATTCACTCCTTCCCTGCCACGACTGCTGCCATCAACTCTCACCTCAGCGGGGTCTACACCTCGAGTCAAGGACAGAAGAGCGGAAAGGTGCTCGTGTTCTGCGAGTCGGGAAATGAGCGCAGTGCCGCTGTGGTCGCTGCCTACTTGATGGAGACGCACGCGGACGTGGACTACATCAAAGCAATGCAATTGTGCCAGGCCCAGCGATTCTGCGTCAACTTCGACGATGGACTCAAGAGGCTGTTGCAAGGATACTGGGACATTGTGCAGGCGCGAAGAGAAGTGGGCTGCGACgttgaaggagagaggcGAGCGGTTGCAGGGAAGGCAAAGAGAGGTCTGGAGAGGGACaacgatggcgatgaagaaATGGATATGGACGGCGAGACGCAGGACGACATCGAGAGATTTGGCGACAGGACGTTTGCGCCTTTCCAGGATATGTGA